In the Kwoniella mangroviensis CBS 8507 chromosome 3, whole genome shotgun sequence genome, one interval contains:
- a CDS encoding tRNA (guanine-N(7)-)-methyltransferase, which produces MSKRTHDQVEATEMEAGPSTGISLTPSTNGVNTPDHANVGLLQIPQKRFYRQRAHANVFVDHELDYPKSPSAMDWSFHYPQYFSYPDQAEPLPGQNIKKVEWADVGCGFGGLLMALAPMFPDTLMLGMEIRTSVTKYVTDRIAATRQSQSLLPSESSEKKPGEYQNVSVIRANAMKHITNFFDKGQLSKIFFLFPDPHFKNRKQKARIITPGLLAEYAYVLRPGGILYTVTDVKDLHDWMAHHLNNHPLFIPIPNLDLEDDPILEAARTSTEEGKKVERNKGDKWVACFRRAENPE; this is translated from the exons ATGTCAAAACGGACACACGATCAAGTGGAAGCAACAGAAAtggaagctggaccatcaacaGGTATATCTTTGACTCCGAGTACCAATGGTGTCAACACACCGGATCATGCCAATGTCGGATTACTGCAAATACCTCAG AAACGGTTCTATAGGCAGAGAGCACATGCGAATGTATTTGTGGACCATGAGCTGGATTA CCCAAAATCACCCTCTGCAATGGACTGGTCATTCCATTACCCTCAATACTTTTCTTATCCGGACCAAGCCGAACCCCTCCCTGGACAAAATATCAAGAAAGTGGAATGGGCGGATGTAGGTTGTGGGTTTGGAGGACTGTTGATGGCTTTGGCACCGATGTTTCCTGATACCTTGATGTTGG GAATGGAAATCCGGACATCCGTGACTAAATATGTGACCGACCGAATTGCTGCCACCCGtcaatcccaatctctcTTACCTTCCGAATCGTCCGAGAAGAAACCAGGAGAATACCAGAACGTCTCGGTGATACGAGCGAATGCGATGAAACACATAACGAACTTTTTCGATAAGGGTCAG CTATCCAAGATATTCTTCTTATTCCCCGATCCTCACTTTAAGAATCGTAAACAGAAAGCGAGAATCATAAC TCCAGGCTTATTAGCTGAATACGCATACGTGCTTAGACCAGGTGGTATCTTATATACGGTAACTGATGTGAAAG ACCTTCACGATTGGATGGCTCATCATCTAAATAATCACCCACTATTCATTCCTATCCccaatttggatttggaggatgatccgaTATTGGAAGCTGCCCGTACGTCCAcagaggaagggaagaaggtggaaaggaATAAAGGTGATAAGTGGGTTGCGTGCTTCAGGAGGGCTGAGAATCCGGAGTGA